In Devosia chinhatensis, the following are encoded in one genomic region:
- a CDS encoding DUF1489 family protein → MIHMVKLCVGVASVEELESYRDQRAHWWGADYGEDVHVHRTRMMPKRREEMEGVSSIYWVMSGAILCRQRILRLGSHTDAEGKDYCDIIMAPDIVRTLPYPKRPFQGWRYLRPEDAPPDMEGNDNENSVELAAELARMGLI, encoded by the coding sequence ATGATCCATATGGTGAAGCTCTGCGTTGGCGTGGCCAGCGTGGAGGAACTGGAAAGCTACCGCGATCAGCGCGCCCATTGGTGGGGTGCCGATTACGGCGAGGACGTGCATGTCCATCGCACGCGCATGATGCCGAAACGGCGCGAAGAGATGGAGGGCGTCTCCTCAATCTACTGGGTCATGTCGGGCGCGATTCTCTGCCGGCAGCGCATCCTGCGGCTGGGCTCGCATACGGATGCCGAGGGCAAGGATTACTGCGACATCATCATGGCGCCCGACATCGTCCGCACCCTGCCTTATCCGAAGCGCCCGTTCCAGGGCTGGCGCTATCTGCGGCCCGAGGATGCGCCGCCGGACATGGAAGGGAACGATAACGAGAACTCGGTGGAGCTCGCCGCAGAACTGGCAAGGATGGGGCTGATCTAG
- the ssb gene encoding single-stranded DNA-binding protein, with the protein MAGSVNKVILVGNLGNDPEVRNLPNGGKVVNLSIATSESWKDRNTGERREKTEWHRVVIFSEGLTRVAESYLRKGSKVYIEGQLQTRKWQDQSGQDKYSTEVVLQGFNSNLTLLDGRGDNSGDNSGYGGGDGGFRGVRDNGGGGGGGGARRPSANAPAFEPGGMDDDIPF; encoded by the coding sequence ATGGCTGGCAGCGTGAACAAGGTAATTCTGGTGGGCAATCTGGGCAATGACCCCGAGGTGCGCAACCTGCCCAATGGCGGCAAGGTGGTGAACCTGAGCATTGCGACGTCCGAAAGCTGGAAGGACCGCAATACCGGCGAGCGCCGCGAAAAGACCGAATGGCACCGCGTGGTGATCTTCTCGGAAGGGCTGACCCGCGTGGCCGAGAGCTATCTGCGCAAGGGCTCCAAGGTCTATATCGAGGGGCAGTTGCAGACCCGCAAGTGGCAGGACCAGTCCGGCCAGGACAAGTATTCGACCGAAGTGGTGCTTCAGGGCTTCAACTCGAACCTGACGCTGCTGGATGGTCGCGGCGACAATTCGGGCGACAATAGCGGCTATGGTGGCGGCGACGGCGGCTTCCGCGGCGTGCGGGACAATGGTGGCGGCGGTGGTGGCGGGGGCGCGCGGCGTCCCTCGGCCAATGCGCCGGCCTTCGAGCCCGGCGGGATGGACGACGACATTCCGTTCTGA
- a CDS encoding sensor domain-containing diguanylate cyclase, translating to MRHLAATTGAGLMGTDQRWKAHVGTQAPHNLDPDLFGPFGQVLPKGDGSSLRFLLVVPIPTIDETRPIWLVLWDDKSRTELAANILLARMTELTAHAAMARRRSAERHRQYLIERASATARIGIWSCTLPEEHLTWTDGVYDLFELPRGSRIDRTTTLAMYTPESARQMQALRSEAIATLGDFNFDAEIVTARGNRRWMRITATVDGIDGRPRRIFGMKQNITEEKQLAERTRQLAETDSLTGLANRGRFQARLDDLHGHRHGVPTGALILIDLDNFKGINDGLGHAHGDACLIGTGQRLRQCAPASALVSRIGGDEFAILIDGREAVDLDVLSSAIVRAFDQPFLLGKTAYHVGASVGVARRIDQDADTLYRNADTALYAAKSAGRGTWRQFRAA from the coding sequence GTGCGTCATCTTGCGGCAACGACCGGTGCCGGCCTCATGGGCACAGACCAGCGCTGGAAGGCCCATGTCGGCACGCAGGCGCCGCATAATCTCGATCCTGATCTTTTCGGCCCCTTCGGCCAGGTTCTGCCCAAGGGTGACGGCTCCAGCCTGCGCTTTCTGCTCGTTGTGCCCATTCCCACCATCGACGAAACCCGTCCGATCTGGCTGGTCCTCTGGGACGACAAGAGCCGCACGGAACTGGCTGCCAATATCCTTCTGGCGCGCATGACCGAGCTCACGGCCCATGCCGCCATGGCCCGCCGCCGCTCCGCGGAGCGGCATCGCCAATATCTGATCGAGCGCGCCTCCGCCACTGCCCGCATCGGCATCTGGTCCTGCACCCTGCCCGAGGAGCACCTCACCTGGACCGACGGGGTCTACGACCTTTTCGAATTGCCGCGCGGTTCGCGCATCGACCGCACCACCACGCTGGCCATGTACACGCCCGAATCCGCCCGCCAGATGCAGGCCCTGCGCTCGGAAGCCATCGCCACCCTGGGTGATTTCAATTTCGACGCCGAGATCGTCACCGCCAGGGGCAACCGCCGCTGGATGCGCATCACCGCCACCGTCGACGGGATCGATGGCAGGCCGCGCCGCATTTTCGGCATGAAGCAGAACATCACCGAGGAAAAGCAGCTCGCCGAGCGCACACGCCAGCTGGCCGAAACCGACTCGCTGACCGGGCTGGCCAATCGCGGTCGCTTCCAGGCCCGCCTCGACGATTTGCACGGCCATCGCCACGGCGTGCCCACCGGTGCGCTGATCCTGATCGACCTCGACAATTTCAAGGGTATCAATGACGGGCTCGGCCATGCTCACGGCGACGCCTGCCTGATCGGCACCGGCCAGCGCCTGCGCCAATGCGCGCCCGCTTCGGCCCTCGTGTCACGGATCGGCGGTGATGAATTCGCCATTCTCATCGATGGCCGCGAGGCCGTGGACCTCGACGTCCTTTCCTCCGCTATCGTGCGCGCCTTCGATCAGCCCTTCCTGCTGGGCAAGACCGCCTACCATGTCGGCGCATCGGTGGGCGTGGCCCGCCGCATCGATCAGGACGCCGATACGCTTTATCGCAACGCAGATACTGCGCTTTACGCCGCCAAGTCGGCAGGGCGCGGCACCTGGCGGCAATTCCGCGCCGCCTGA
- a CDS encoding DUF4282 domain-containing protein, giving the protein MTLDDLKRLLTRQTLFRLDSILSPRLVPILYALGLAAILLWAINHFFFRFGTGFGNGLWGLLEIVVFGLLAFVGLRIGCEALMVWFRSHQQTGDSMARSRYSASLLDEVRDAIRDLAEEGQDSDYAEADEYDFTPATDPVPRQPTTASDLDNDLRAPATRPGETFRSRRTARRTPPRTDI; this is encoded by the coding sequence ATGACCCTGGACGATCTCAAACGCCTCCTGACGCGCCAGACCTTGTTCCGGCTCGATTCGATCCTGTCGCCGCGTCTCGTGCCCATTCTCTATGCGCTGGGCTTGGCCGCGATCCTGCTCTGGGCCATCAACCATTTCTTCTTCCGTTTCGGCACGGGCTTCGGCAATGGCCTGTGGGGCCTGCTCGAAATCGTCGTCTTCGGCCTCCTGGCCTTTGTTGGCCTGCGGATAGGCTGCGAGGCGCTGATGGTCTGGTTCCGCAGCCATCAGCAGACCGGCGATAGCATGGCGCGGTCCCGCTATTCCGCCTCGCTTCTCGACGAGGTGCGCGACGCCATCCGTGATCTGGCCGAGGAAGGCCAGGACAGCGATTACGCCGAGGCCGATGAATATGATTTCACCCCGGCCACCGACCCGGTCCCCCGCCAGCCGACGACAGCCTCAGATCTTGATAATGATCTGCGCGCGCCGGCCACGCGGCCCGGCGAAACGTTCCGCTCCCGGCGCACCGCGAGGCGGACGCCACCGCGGACCGATATCTGA
- a CDS encoding DoxX family protein, translated as MFDRLSAYAPQALAVLRIVAAVLFFFHGTQKLFGFPATEFMPPVGSIFWFAGVIEIVTGILIAIGFFTRPAAFLASGTMAVAYWMVHAPGHLFPTNNGGDAAILFCFVFLYLVFAGPGAWSVNKK; from the coding sequence TTGTTCGACCGTCTCTCCGCCTATGCGCCGCAGGCCCTCGCCGTGCTGCGCATTGTTGCCGCTGTCCTGTTCTTCTTTCATGGCACGCAGAAGCTGTTCGGCTTCCCCGCGACCGAGTTCATGCCGCCGGTGGGCAGCATTTTCTGGTTTGCCGGCGTCATCGAAATCGTGACTGGCATCCTCATCGCCATCGGCTTCTTCACGCGGCCCGCCGCGTTCCTGGCTTCGGGCACCATGGCGGTCGCCTATTGGATGGTGCATGCCCCCGGCCATCTCTTCCCGACCAATAATGGTGGCGATGCGGCAATCCTGTTCTGCTTTGTTTTCCTCTACCTGGTCTTTGCCGGCCCGGGCGCCTGGAGCGTCAACAAGAAGTAG
- the uvrA gene encoding excinuclease ABC subunit UvrA codes for MKPSASLNREIIVRGAREHNLKGIDVKLPRDSLIVMTGLSGSGKSSLAFDTIYAEGQRRYVESLSAYARQFLEMMQKPDVEHIEGLSPAISIEQKTTSRNPRSTVGTVTEIYDYLRLLYARVGIPYSPATGLPIESQTVSQMVDRTLELPEGTRLYLLAPIARGRKGEFKKELADLMRKGFQRVKIDGEYHEIEDAPALDKKFKHDIEVVVDRLVVSPDISGRLAESFETALKLAEGIALVELADEKNDDGTPRQITFSEKFACPVSGFTIAEIEPRLFSFNNPFGACPVCDGLGTEQKIDPDQIVPDPTLSLRDGAILPWSKTSAPYYQQTLQAVVKHYGASTGTAWNELPLDVQHAVLYGTDKTKIDFVYDDGLRQYKTSKVFEGVIGNLERRYKETESAGMREEIEKYMSAKPCVACGGYRLKPESLAVKIDGLHIGKVTEMSIRNASKWFVDLSDKLSSTQSQIGERILKEIRERLKFLNDVGLEYLSMSRNSGTLSGGESQRIRLASQIGSGLTGVLYVLDEPSIGLHQRDNARLLETLQRLRDLGNTVIVVEHDEDAILTADYVLDIGPGAGVNGGNIVAEGTPQDILNHPDSLTGKYLSGRMGISVPAERREGKKGKALSIKGATGNNLKNVSVDVPLGLFVAITGVSGGGKSTLMIDTMYQAIARRLNGARVVPAPHESLTGLEFLDKVIDIDQSPIGRTPRSNPATYTGAFTPLREWFAGLPEAKTRGYGPGRFSFNVKGGRCEKCEGDGVLKIEMHFLPDVYVTCDVCKGKRYNRETLEVQFKGKSISDVLDMTIDEGVEFFSAVPTIRDKFATLQRVGLGYVKVGQPATTLSGGEAQRVKLSKELSKRATGRTLYMLDEPTTGLHFHDVAKLLEVLHELVEGGNTVIVIEHNLEVIKTADWIIDLGPEGGDGGGEIVAMGTPEEVAANPRSHTGTFLKEVMDRRPHFATRAAE; via the coding sequence ATGAAGCCTTCCGCCAGCCTCAACCGCGAAATCATCGTGCGCGGTGCCCGCGAGCACAATCTCAAGGGCATCGACGTCAAGCTGCCGCGCGACAGCCTGATCGTGATGACGGGGCTTTCCGGCTCGGGCAAGTCCTCGCTGGCCTTCGACACCATCTATGCCGAGGGGCAGCGCCGCTATGTGGAATCGCTTTCCGCCTATGCGCGCCAGTTCCTCGAAATGATGCAGAAGCCCGATGTCGAGCACATCGAGGGCCTTTCGCCCGCCATTTCCATCGAACAGAAGACGACGAGCCGCAACCCGCGCTCGACGGTCGGCACCGTCACCGAAATCTACGATTACCTGCGCCTGCTCTATGCGCGCGTCGGCATTCCCTATTCGCCCGCCACCGGCCTGCCCATCGAAAGCCAGACTGTCAGCCAGATGGTCGACCGCACCCTGGAACTGCCCGAGGGAACGCGCCTCTACCTGCTGGCCCCCATCGCGCGCGGCCGCAAGGGCGAGTTCAAGAAGGAACTGGCCGATCTGATGCGCAAGGGCTTCCAGCGGGTCAAGATCGACGGCGAATATCACGAGATCGAAGACGCGCCCGCGCTCGACAAGAAATTCAAGCACGACATCGAGGTGGTGGTGGATCGCCTTGTCGTGTCCCCCGATATTTCCGGCCGCCTGGCCGAAAGTTTCGAGACCGCGCTGAAGCTGGCCGAAGGCATTGCCCTGGTGGAGCTGGCGGACGAGAAGAATGATGACGGCACCCCGCGCCAGATCACCTTCTCGGAAAAGTTCGCCTGCCCGGTTTCCGGCTTCACCATTGCCGAGATCGAACCGCGCCTGTTCTCGTTCAACAACCCCTTCGGCGCCTGCCCGGTCTGCGATGGCCTGGGCACCGAGCAGAAGATCGACCCTGATCAGATCGTTCCCGACCCCACCCTGTCGCTGCGCGACGGCGCCATCCTGCCCTGGTCCAAGACCAGCGCGCCCTATTACCAGCAGACCCTCCAGGCCGTGGTGAAACACTACGGCGCCTCGACCGGTACCGCCTGGAACGAACTGCCGCTCGATGTGCAGCATGCCGTGCTCTACGGCACCGACAAGACCAAGATCGATTTCGTCTATGACGATGGCTTGCGCCAGTACAAGACCTCCAAGGTCTTCGAAGGCGTCATCGGCAACCTTGAGCGCCGCTACAAGGAAACCGAAAGCGCCGGCATGCGCGAGGAAATCGAGAAATACATGTCTGCCAAGCCCTGCGTGGCCTGCGGCGGTTACCGTCTCAAGCCGGAATCCCTGGCGGTCAAGATCGACGGCCTGCATATCGGCAAGGTCACCGAAATGTCGATCCGCAATGCCAGCAAATGGTTCGTGGATCTGTCGGACAAGCTCTCCTCTACCCAGAGCCAGATCGGCGAGCGCATCCTCAAGGAAATCCGCGAGCGCCTGAAATTCCTCAACGATGTGGGCCTCGAATACCTCTCCATGTCGCGCAATTCCGGTACGCTCTCGGGCGGGGAAAGCCAGCGCATCCGTCTCGCCAGCCAGATCGGCTCCGGCCTCACCGGCGTGCTCTATGTGCTCGACGAGCCTTCCATCGGCCTGCACCAGCGCGACAATGCCCGCCTCCTCGAAACGCTCCAGCGCCTGCGCGATCTGGGCAATACCGTCATCGTCGTCGAACACGACGAAGACGCGATCCTCACCGCCGATTACGTCCTCGACATCGGCCCGGGTGCCGGCGTCAATGGTGGCAATATCGTAGCCGAGGGCACGCCGCAGGATATCCTCAACCACCCCGACAGCCTCACCGGCAAATATCTCTCCGGCCGCATGGGCATTTCCGTGCCCGCTGAGCGCCGCGAGGGCAAGAAGGGCAAGGCGCTCTCGATCAAGGGCGCTACCGGCAACAATCTCAAGAACGTTTCCGTCGACGTGCCGCTCGGCCTTTTTGTCGCCATCACCGGTGTGTCCGGCGGCGGCAAGTCGACGCTGATGATCGACACCATGTACCAGGCCATCGCCCGCAGGCTGAACGGCGCCCGCGTGGTGCCTGCCCCGCATGAAAGCCTCACCGGTCTCGAATTCCTCGACAAGGTCATCGATATCGATCAGTCCCCCATTGGCCGCACACCGCGATCTAACCCGGCCACCTATACCGGTGCTTTCACGCCGCTGCGCGAATGGTTTGCCGGGCTGCCGGAAGCGAAAACGCGCGGTTACGGCCCAGGCCGCTTCTCCTTCAACGTGAAGGGTGGCCGCTGCGAGAAATGCGAGGGCGACGGTGTCCTCAAGATCGAGATGCACTTCCTGCCCGACGTCTACGTCACCTGCGACGTCTGCAAGGGCAAGCGTTACAATCGCGAAACTTTGGAAGTCCAGTTCAAGGGCAAGTCGATTTCCGACGTGCTGGACATGACCATCGACGAAGGCGTGGAGTTCTTCTCGGCCGTCCCCACCATTCGGGACAAGTTCGCCACCCTCCAGCGCGTCGGACTCGGCTACGTCAAGGTCGGCCAGCCCGCGACGACCCTTTCGGGCGGCGAAGCCCAGCGCGTCAAGCTCTCCAAGGAGCTCTCCAAGCGCGCCACCGGCCGCACGCTCTACATGCTCGACGAACCCACGACGGGTCTGCATTTCCACGACGTCGCCAAGCTGCTCGAGGTGCTGCACGAACTGGTCGAGGGCGGCAATACGGTCATCGTCATCGAGCATAATCTGGAAGTCATCAAGACCGCCGACTGGATCATCGACCTTGGCCCCGAAGGCGGCGATGGCGGAGGCGAGATCGTCGCCATGGGCACACCCGAGGAGGTCGCGGCCAATCCGCGCTCTCACACCGGCACCTTCCTCAAGGAAGTCATGGACCGCCGCCCGCATTTCGCCACGCGGGCTGCGGAATAA
- a CDS encoding DUF4440 domain-containing protein — protein MHELWKIERGLWLDGAEAYRARMADSCLMVFGPTGILDRDRILAALEAAPRWRDVELSEMALTTPGDSVAVVLAYKARARRDDGEDYQALCSSTYLVLEGEVKLVQHQQTPL, from the coding sequence ATGCACGAACTCTGGAAGATCGAACGCGGCTTGTGGCTCGACGGCGCCGAGGCCTATCGAGCCCGGATGGCCGATTCCTGCCTCATGGTCTTCGGCCCCACAGGCATTCTGGATCGGGATCGGATTCTCGCGGCGCTCGAAGCGGCGCCGCGGTGGAGGGATGTCGAGCTCAGCGAGATGGCCCTCACGACCCCAGGCGATTCCGTCGCCGTGGTGCTCGCCTACAAGGCCCGTGCCCGCCGCGATGACGGGGAAGACTACCAGGCGCTCTGCTCGTCGACCTATCTGGTGCTGGAAGGCGAAGTGAAGCTGGTGCAGCATCAGCAGACGCCGCTCTGA
- the lipB gene encoding lipoyl(octanoyl) transferase LipB, which produces MVMEVLTNLNEACQSGAKLRRADARPVEWRIFDAPLDYERALAMMDERVAAIAAGAAGEAVWLLEHPPLYTAGTSARAEDLLNPRFPVFAAGRGGQYTYHGPGQRVAYVMLDLTQRGRDIRCLVQGLEQWVIDTLAAHNITAGRRDGRVGVWVPRPDKGLNREDKIAAIGVRVRKWITFHGISLNVAPDLSHYDGIVPCGITDQGITSFEDLGLLLSMPEVDSVLRRRFEAIFGPTASARP; this is translated from the coding sequence CTGGTTATGGAAGTGTTAACAAACCTGAACGAAGCGTGCCAAAGCGGCGCGAAACTGCGGCGCGCCGATGCACGGCCGGTGGAATGGCGGATTTTCGATGCTCCGCTCGATTATGAGCGGGCCCTGGCCATGATGGATGAGCGCGTCGCCGCGATCGCTGCGGGCGCAGCCGGCGAGGCTGTCTGGCTGCTCGAACATCCCCCGCTCTATACGGCGGGCACTTCGGCCCGCGCGGAAGACCTGCTCAACCCGCGCTTCCCCGTCTTTGCCGCTGGCCGCGGCGGGCAATATACCTATCACGGTCCCGGCCAGCGCGTGGCCTATGTGATGCTCGATCTCACCCAGCGGGGCCGCGACATCCGCTGCCTCGTCCAAGGCCTCGAGCAATGGGTCATCGATACCCTTGCCGCCCACAACATCACTGCCGGCCGCCGCGATGGCCGCGTCGGCGTCTGGGTGCCCCGCCCGGACAAGGGCCTCAACCGTGAGGACAAGATCGCCGCCATTGGCGTACGCGTGCGCAAATGGATCACCTTCCACGGCATCTCGCTCAATGTTGCGCCCGATCTCTCCCACTATGACGGGATCGTACCTTGCGGCATCACCGATCAGGGCATCACCTCTTTTGAGGATCTCGGCCTGCTCCTGTCCATGCCGGAGGTGGATTCGGTGCTGCGCCGGCGCTTCGAGGCCATATTCGGCCCCACGGCCTCCGCACGGCCTTAG
- a CDS encoding nitroreductase family deazaflavin-dependent oxidoreductase has product MSDFNAQVIADFMATNGKPGGYFKDAPVLLLHSTGAKSGQERTLPLMYLREGDGPWFIFASFAGNDSNPDWFHNLKAHPDAAISIGDGTEISRVPVTARMLEGDERDAIYARQASLYPQFADYQNKTSRTIPVVELASRG; this is encoded by the coding sequence ATGTCCGATTTCAACGCGCAGGTGATCGCCGATTTTATGGCCACCAACGGCAAGCCCGGCGGCTATTTCAAGGACGCCCCGGTCCTGCTGCTGCATTCCACCGGCGCAAAATCCGGTCAGGAGCGCACCTTGCCCCTCATGTATCTGCGCGAAGGCGACGGTCCCTGGTTCATTTTCGCCTCGTTTGCCGGAAATGACAGCAATCCGGACTGGTTTCACAATCTAAAGGCCCATCCCGATGCCGCCATATCCATTGGCGACGGCACGGAGATTTCGCGTGTCCCGGTTACCGCGCGCATGCTCGAAGGTGACGAGCGCGATGCGATCTATGCCCGCCAGGCCAGTCTCTACCCGCAATTTGCCGATTACCAGAACAAGACCAGCCGCACGATCCCCGTCGTCGAACTCGCTAGCCGCGGTTAA
- the mgtE gene encoding magnesium transporter → MSEDFDVAAGPEAGIDKDAFRDAEGWISALWLERLRAFLSARRAEDVALVMAPLHTSDVGDVLEQLDEGERLALVRMLGEKFDFSALTEVDESIRLEIMEALSNSEIARGVAELDNDDAVFLLEDLEQEDQDEILSALPTFERLSLKRSLDFPEDSAGRRMQTDFIAIPPFWTVGQTIDYLRAEKDLPDEFYQIYVVDAAYKVLGTLPLDRFLRTKRATKIDAIMNSNLVLVKAEEDQEEAARSFERYDLVEVGVVDENGRLVGVLTIDDIVDVIQEEAEEDIKLLAGVGDEDVSDTTADTVRSRAPWLGVNLVAAVLVSLVIGLFNATIEQMVALAVLMPIVASMGGNAGAQTMTVTVRALAMRELDGGRLRRLIRREMVVGFVNGVIFAILLGLVTALRYGDVGLGVVIGMAMVINMIVAGTFGILIPLTLDRLKADPAIASAVFVTTITDIVGFFAFLGIAGLWFGLF, encoded by the coding sequence ATGAGCGAAGATTTTGACGTGGCGGCCGGCCCCGAAGCCGGGATCGACAAGGATGCATTCCGCGATGCGGAGGGCTGGATCAGTGCGCTCTGGCTGGAGCGGCTGCGGGCCTTCCTGAGCGCTCGGCGTGCCGAGGACGTGGCGCTGGTCATGGCGCCGCTGCACACGTCCGATGTGGGCGACGTGCTCGAACAGCTCGACGAAGGCGAACGGCTGGCGCTGGTGCGCATGCTGGGGGAAAAGTTCGACTTCTCGGCGCTGACCGAGGTGGACGAAAGCATCCGCCTCGAAATCATGGAGGCGCTCTCCAATTCGGAAATCGCACGCGGCGTCGCCGAACTCGACAATGACGACGCGGTGTTCCTGCTCGAGGATTTGGAGCAGGAAGATCAGGACGAGATCCTGTCGGCTCTGCCGACGTTCGAGCGGCTCAGCCTCAAGCGCAGCCTGGACTTTCCCGAGGATTCCGCCGGCCGGCGGATGCAGACCGATTTCATCGCCATCCCGCCCTTCTGGACGGTGGGCCAGACCATCGACTATCTGCGCGCCGAAAAGGACCTGCCGGACGAATTCTACCAGATCTATGTGGTGGACGCGGCCTACAAGGTGCTCGGCACGCTGCCGCTCGACCGGTTCCTGCGCACCAAGCGGGCCACCAAGATCGATGCGATCATGAACAGCAATCTGGTGCTGGTGAAGGCCGAAGAGGACCAGGAAGAGGCGGCGCGCAGCTTCGAGCGCTATGACCTTGTGGAAGTGGGCGTGGTCGACGAGAACGGGCGGCTCGTGGGCGTGCTGACCATCGACGATATTGTCGACGTCATCCAGGAAGAGGCCGAAGAGGATATCAAGCTGCTCGCCGGCGTGGGCGACGAGGACGTGTCGGACACCACGGCGGACACGGTGCGCAGCCGCGCGCCCTGGCTGGGCGTGAACCTGGTGGCCGCCGTGCTCGTGTCGCTGGTCATCGGGCTCTTCAACGCCACGATCGAACAGATGGTGGCGCTGGCCGTGCTGATGCCCATCGTGGCGTCGATGGGCGGTAATGCCGGCGCGCAGACCATGACCGTGACGGTCCGGGCGCTGGCCATGCGCGAGCTCGATGGCGGGCGCCTCAGACGGCTGATCCGGCGCGAAATGGTGGTGGGCTTCGTCAACGGCGTGATCTTTGCCATCCTGCTCGGCCTGGTCACGGCGCTGCGCTATGGCGATGTGGGGCTGGGCGTGGTGATCGGTATGGCGATGGTCATCAACATGATCGTGGCCGGAACGTTCGGAATTCTCATTCCGCTGACGCTGGACCGGCTCAAGGCCGACCCGGCCATTGCCTCGGCGGTGTTCGTCACCACCATTACCGACATCGTTGGTTTCTTTGCCTTTCTGGGGATTGCCGGGCTGTGGTTCGGGCTATTCTAA
- a CDS encoding GFA family protein — MHETTHLSCACGAFAVELAGTPFVTAECHCNSCREAATRLQALPAAFPVQAANHGTPYALYRKDRVRFPDGTAGLRAIRLSPQAPTRRVLTRCCNSPVFLEFQGGHWLSLYASLWPETIRPPMSIRTMTSDLPDATRLDDTLPAGKAVTARFYFRLLAAWIAMGFKSPRIDVPD, encoded by the coding sequence ATGCACGAGACGACCCACCTTTCCTGCGCCTGCGGCGCCTTTGCGGTCGAACTCGCCGGCACCCCCTTCGTCACAGCCGAATGTCACTGCAATTCCTGTCGCGAGGCCGCGACGCGTCTGCAGGCTCTGCCCGCCGCCTTCCCCGTGCAGGCCGCCAATCACGGCACGCCCTATGCGCTTTATCGCAAGGATCGTGTGCGCTTTCCCGACGGCACCGCCGGCCTCAGGGCCATCCGCCTCTCGCCCCAGGCGCCCACGCGACGCGTGCTCACCCGTTGCTGCAACAGCCCTGTCTTCCTCGAATTCCAGGGCGGCCACTGGCTCAGCCTCTACGCCAGTCTCTGGCCCGAGACCATCCGGCCGCCCATGAGCATCCGCACCATGACATCCGATCTGCCGGACGCGACACGCCTCGACGACACGCTCCCGGCCGGCAAAGCCGTTACCGCCCGCTTCTACTTCAGGCTGCTGGCCGCCTGGATCGCCATGGGCTTCAAGTCGCCCCGCATCGACGTGCCGGACTAG
- a CDS encoding FliM/FliN family flagellar motor switch protein, whose protein sequence is MSTLDNIEVDITVELGATTMPIHHLLRMGRGAVIELDATEHDPLRIYANNTLVAKGEVNVEEGHLRVFVTDKVFKIG, encoded by the coding sequence ATGAGCACGCTGGACAATATTGAAGTCGATATCACGGTGGAGCTGGGCGCGACCACCATGCCCATTCATCATCTGCTGCGCATGGGACGCGGGGCGGTGATCGAACTGGACGCCACCGAGCACGACCCGCTCAGGATATATGCCAACAACACGCTCGTTGCCAAAGGCGAGGTCAATGTGGAGGAGGGGCATCTGCGCGTCTTCGTCACCGACAAGGTCTTCAAGATCGGCTGA
- a CDS encoding glutathione S-transferase family protein, protein MKLLIGNRNYSTWSLRPWLVLKHFDIPFEDEVMQLSGPGWREAIAARSPTGKVPVLIDGTLVVPETIAIIEYLADSFPDKPIWPTDRQQRALARAAAAEMHAGFSALRNHAPMNLRASHPGKVDPDSVRGDLHRVETLWGGLLERSGGPYLFGEFCAADAMFAPLATRIRTYDLPVSDVAGRYVEAIYALPAFQDWRNQALQEPWVVDDDEIDVIQGRVAPGTLA, encoded by the coding sequence ATGAAGCTCTTGATCGGGAATCGGAATTACTCGACCTGGTCGCTGCGTCCCTGGCTGGTGCTGAAGCATTTCGACATTCCGTTCGAGGACGAGGTGATGCAGCTTTCCGGGCCCGGCTGGCGCGAGGCGATTGCAGCGCGTTCGCCTACCGGCAAGGTGCCGGTGCTGATCGACGGCACGCTGGTGGTTCCGGAAACCATCGCCATTATCGAATATCTGGCCGACAGCTTTCCCGACAAGCCGATCTGGCCGACGGACCGCCAGCAGCGCGCATTGGCGCGGGCCGCAGCGGCAGAAATGCATGCCGGGTTTTCCGCCCTGCGCAATCATGCGCCGATGAACCTGCGGGCGAGCCATCCCGGCAAGGTTGATCCCGACAGTGTGCGGGGCGACCTGCATCGCGTCGAGACGCTGTGGGGCGGGCTGCTGGAACGATCGGGCGGGCCCTATCTCTTCGGCGAATTCTGTGCGGCGGACGCCATGTTCGCGCCATTGGCCACCCGTATCCGCACCTATGACCTGCCCGTCTCGGACGTGGCCGGCCGCTATGTGGAGGCCATCTACGCCCTGCCGGCCTTCCAGGACTGGCGCAACCAGGCGCTGCAGGAGCCCTGGGTGGTGGACGACGACGAAATCGACGTGATCCAGGGCCGGGTCGCGCCGGGGACCCTTGCATGA